ccattggtatatcgaaagTTGCAAATGAATTCTATAATGATGTgatatatctttgagtaataatagtgacatcGGATGTGAAACTAGAGAACCAccttccctaaagcacatatcTTGAGCTAGagattccttgcactattaactcatcagatcatatagaataaaaatatctttacaCGTAGataaacggtgaatccccgactacaatgcatttggtCCTACGTATTTCAAAACTACTTCCAAACTCGCCACCATGAACCTCAACGGAgttggtaaacgagtcaaagtgcAGTGTTAGTACGCAGAACCTCCATGTTGTCCTGAGTCAAGTAACTAATGATGCACAGCCATAACCGTTGATTTTTCTACTTGATAAATGATGACTACTTGGAAATTCCGATAgatggttgttcagtgcatcatcaaatgatcattTATCTctatgaatggacatctccatatCATTACCAGTGAAACATAGTGTTTAAATTATAGATGTTAGTCTCAAGCTTAAGCGATCTTAATCTTTATATTAAGCGTCTGAATTAACTAGGAACCTATTAAGAATATGTTATATATCTTACATTGTGAGGCAAATTTCAtagtacctattgtatattcaaagatTTTATCAATACAACTTGCATGGGTATATAGGTAAAGTAAATCTCATAACATAAGAATCAATACAGCTCAAGATACAAGTGTTGCGTgtttttcactaccgcaagtgtacggtgtcaagttttagtactggttagagtacagatatcgatcccacgaggagtgtgtataaaaatgtatatcagtgctcgtaattaaaataatctcaactttatttagaaaaatcaaataaaaggttgggttgtttgaacgaattaattgaaaacaatgaattaattaaatcaccgaattgagaaataataatgagagaaaatatctagagaaatgatttcacaaagtttccacgataaatattcacagttgaatttatattcctgaattccaattatttaatggccaagaacacttaggTTATGTTATttcccctttcccaagtgacgaataactgTATCTatcaacttcgattcaattattcctaattagaATCTAAGTTTCAtagataaatgcaaacaatgttcttactaagcctcgctaaagttatacgccttccgaacgctataaacatttaacgatgtgatctaatgatctataatcctagtccctctcctgagttgtagaattaatcaaacaacaaacaatttatggccagtaaattgcagtgcaataaacacagagaaacaCAAGTAAACAtgaaatggaattcaatcttataaaataaccacgtcaaatcatcgtgtccactaagctacatcattctctagaatgagaaattagttcatcacgaaatcgAAATAAAAACGACGCATGTTAAAAGTTTTAGACATTGACATATGAGAAAATAGAAACGCAAAAGGcagataacaaatccgaagtgtcgtctctgtccccagattcgtCGCTCTTCGTCTTTGTAATCGGTCTTCGCGTGTCTTGCCTTCGTCTCGCCTTCGCTCCGAGTCTTCTCCCTGTATTTTCGTCCAAAACGGCGTGTCTTCTCAGATTGACCTAATTCGCGCAATTTATAATATTCTGGACGCGGCATGCGCATGAAATGGTGCGGTGGCGCGCGAGTTTCTGCTTGTTGAGTCGTACTTGCGCGCGCGCGGTTGCGCTTGAATTCGCGCTGACGCGCGCTGCTCTCGGGTCTTCTTGCTGCATCTGTTCGCGCGGTAGCGCGAGAACTGGCGCTGCAGCGCGCTAGCTTCTGTCGATCCTCTTGCATGTGCGCGCGGTAGCGCGAGATGCTGCGCGGTGGCGCGCGCCTCTCTGGTCATGGTAATGGCTGAACTCGCGGCTCGGTTCTGTTTTCTCGGTTCACTAGGTTGCGCATCCactattttctccattcctgaaatgacaacaaaaacaaccaaaacgcataattctgttcgaaatcagcataattcaaaatggattctaatataaattaagtggaAATCTTACACTTATCAAatccccccaaacttgaacttttgctagtcccgagcaaaatagaataaaaacaGGAAGTCAATTAACAAGAAATGAAACTCTTAACAGTCATGGATTCGCAAAAAGTGATATTGGCCTCAGACTTATCTATTTTAATGTAATTCATGATTTTCCAAGAGtcacgtgtgtgtgtgatatgtcaatgttcgtTTACCCCATCGAGTGCTCAAATAGAGTCATAATGCCCATTCGCCTTAcagaatcaagaaatcatcagcTCAGTGCAGCTTACActtcattaaaatacaaatttacATTCATAGATCACAAAGGACTTTATCGGTGATTAATTGGCTCAATAACTATTCAACAAAAATGTACCAAAGATGAAATCACACAACGAGATGCTTGCAAGCAAGTGATTAAAGTTTATACTTGATGACTATGTTtttcaggtatccataggcttgacttgaacaacttttctccactagtatattggataaatgtgacacGGTTAATAGGGcttgtaggcttgtaacgttaggccacggctcacggctacaataaaggtatggaaatcaaaatttgagagaaatattgAACTTCATCAACTTCactcattttcattttcttttcaacCACCACCcactttattattttcttttcatTCATATCTTTCATTTCCCAAATGCTTTCTTTCTCACCACTTTTGAttcattcttttcattgtttttcttctttttgaactCCTTTTTGTACACTTTAactatttcttttctttttttttttcaaggagCATTTGAATCACTACAACACTAATgaatttatttctctcaaaaatcAGGTAGGAaaataagtgtataagcttcatttgGTAGTTGCTGTGGGATatagaatagatacaagtgggggctaattgtatgtcattgacacacaccacttgatttttcaGTAGGAtcaaaatgggacactagggatatttcatgttcatttggtaggctcgaaggctCAACGGTttcaaagatcgcctaaatcattcctatgtcacatattatccgtattttgCCTCGAAAAGTGCTcaaacaagttctagattacCGTCAATCCATTAATCATCTCATACCAACTAATCATATGCATTTGTTCAACAAAAATTGATATACAAGGCATGCACAAAAGAACTCTTAAGCATCTCAAAAACTTTGAGGCTCAAAGGGCTACAATTGACAGTAAACAAAGAACAAAGGCCCAAAGATATTGTGAAAAACTGCCTAGATCATTTCTATGTTTGTGaaagtgtcaatcaatgtcatgcaagaatTACCAAGAATCAGATATCCGTCGTCTATTTAGCATCATAGGCATACAACTTGTCTCTGAGCAACAATAGTATCAATAAACACGACAGTGCAAAATATTTGTGACTCCTAAGTTATCATGAACACATATAAACTTTAGGACCACAATTCAATTTTCATCATCGGCCACACATTTTTCTTATCCATGACTCTACCCAACAAATCTAGcatgcaataaataaaaaaaatcaaactaactactgagaaataaaacaaaaaaatttgcagaaaaattctaaaaattctAACAAGCAACGCAATTTTACCCTTTcccaaacttaaagtatgcattgtcctcaatgtatagaAATAAAGAACACTACAACACATACCTCGCGCACGAGTGTCAAAACTCGGGTGCTCGAGTTGTTGTCCGCAGCATCCGTGTCATCCATGTCCATGGGCTGCGGCGGTGATAGATCTGGTGGTGGGTAAAATTAACAACTAAggacataaaataaaataaaataaaataataaaaacaaaatgaatgctaaagaaaataaattgtgggttgcctcccacacagcgcttggtttaacgtcatcAGCCCGACTATACCAATCTTGTTCATGGTGGATCGTATGATATCTTGAAAGCCTTGAGTTCTATGTTTTGACCATCAACCGCCATGGTCAGTTTTCCTTGTGTCAAATCAATGACGGCTCCAGCAGTAGCCAAAAATGGTCGTCCTAAAATAGCACGAACATTCTGACTGTTCCCCatgtcaagcaccacaaaatctgcTAGAAGCCTTATTTTATCAATCTtaagttcaacatcttccacaatACCCAGCGGTGTCCTAACCGATTTATCCGCCATCTGCAAGCTTAGTCCTGTGGGCTTTATCCTACTCAATCCAAGTTTCTCGTAAAGGAAACTTGGCATTATTTTCACACTCGCTCCTGAATCACAGATGGCTTTTTCCACTAACTGACCCCCAATTTCACATGGTACAACAAATTCCCCAGGGTCTTGTAGCTTCTGAGGAAGATTTCCTTTCCTGCCCTTATCATCTCCTCCAGTAAATGCCACCTCTTCCTGCTTTGCAGACTGAATGTTAGATTGTAAgttcttgagatcttcaagaccttttttcttttgaaactcagctttcaattgtaaaaatctttgggggtagggaagtaacgaaatatcaatgcattgatCAAAATCATAACTCTTACCTTTCTTACCTCGACTCCCTTTGCTTGGAGTCGGCTGATCAACTTTCTCTTCTCTGTTTACTACTCCAATCTCCTCATGCAgcataaaaatagcattcacCTCTCTCAGATTTGGGTCTGCATTCTTTTGTACAGCGCCTGACTGTTGAGACGTGAGTTGCTTCGTTATCTGCCCCACTTGcgattcaaggattttcaaggTAGCGCCAATACTTGCCATATGGGTTTCTAGGTTGTCAAgtctagactcattcctagccATTCTCTTgccagattcagcaacaaaaGTCCCAACCAAGTCCTCAAATGATGGCttcccttccccatttgatgtattgaaccccggtggaggattcgatacattcttattatttgcgtaagaaaaattttcatggtttctcaaaccaggatgataagtattagggggagggttacctcgatatcctccgaaTCCTCCAAAATATCTGTTGTTGACGTACTGCGCTTCTTCAGGAATAGATTGTTCTTCAGCAACAGTTGATGGACTTTCAGTTTCGGATGTGCTTACCTTATTCATCGCTGCTATTTGAGTGTTCAATGCAGATACCTGAGCAGTGAGTGACGTAATAGGGTCCACAGCATAAACTCCAGCTGTCCTTTTTACTCCTGCCCTTTCAGACGGCCACTGGTAGCTATTTATCGTCATCTGTTCCAGCAAGTCGTAAGCTTGCTCGGGAGATTTAgcaaagatcgtgccaccagctgcagCATCTACTGTTCCTCTTGTTTGCCCATTTAGACCGTTGTAGAATAATTCAATTTGCACCCAGTCTTCGAAGCCATGGTCCGGGCACTTCCTCAACAGCTCATTGTATCTTTCTCATGCTTCATACAATTGCTCAAAATCAGTCTGCCTGAACGTGCTAATCTCAATCTTAAACTGTTCAGACTTTGCAGGGGGAAAGTATTTTGCCAGAAATTTCGTCGCCAGCTCTTGCCAAGTAGTGATACTTCCTAAGGGAAGCGATTGAAGCCATACTCGTGCTTGATCCCTGAGAGAAAACGGAAACAAACGcagtctaataatatcatcaggcACATTATTAATCTTTACCGTATCCGTTATCTCCAAGAAGGTTCTCAGGTGAACGTGAGGATCAGAGGTGGCTGTCCCAGCAAACTGGTTTTGCTGAACCATATTGATTAGAGCAGGCTTCAGTTCAAAATTATTGGCGTTGATTGTCCCTCTTGCAATACCAGAGTAATGATTGTTGATCACTGGTCGGAAGTGATATCTTATAGGAATCGCCTCTGGCTGGACGTGTCTGTCATTCTCTCTGTTCTCAGCCATTGATTGgatctcttctcttcttgcttttcttaatcttctcgcagttctttcgatctccggaTCAAAAATAAGCAAGTCAGAGTTTTGCGATCTTAGCATACACTGTCAAGCAGAAAAAATGAGAAActcaatcaatataaaataaaaaataaaagttctaaattaaaatctagactaattgataacaatactgatataaattcaaattagacattccccggcaacggcgccaaaaacttgttgcgtgtttttcactaccgcaagtgtacggtgtcaagttttagtactggttagagtacagatatcgatcccacgaggagtgtgtataagaatgtatatcagtgctcgtaattaaaatagtctcaactttatttagaaaaatcaaataaaaggttgggttgtttgaacgaattaattgaaaacaatgaattaattaaatcacagaattgagaaataataatgagagaaaatatctagagaaatgatttcacaaaGTTTCTACGATAAATATTcacagttgaatttatattcctgaattccaattatttaatggccaagaacacttaggttatgttattccccctttcccaagtgacgaataactgTATCTatcaacttcgattcaattattcctaattagaATCTAAGTTTCAtagataaatgcaaacaatgatcttactaagcctcgctaaagttatacgccttccgaacgctataaacatttaacgatgtgttctaatgatctataatcctagtccctctcccgagttgtagaattaatcaaacaacaaacaatttatggccagtaaattgcagtgcaataaacacagagaaacaCAAGTAAACAtgaaatggaattcaatcttataaaataaccacgtcaaatcatcgtgtccactaagctacatcattctctagaatgagaaattagttcatcacgaaatcgAAATAAAAACGACGCATGTTAAAAGTTTTAGACATTGACATATGAGAAAATAGAAACACAAAAGacagataacaaatccgaagtgtcgtatTTGTCCCCAGATTCGTCGCTCTTCGTCTTTGTAATCGGTCTTCGCGTGTCTTGCCTTCGTCTCGCCTTCGCTCCGAGTCTTCTCCCTGTATTTTTGTCCAAAACGGCGTTTCTTCTCAGATTTACCTAATTCGCGCAATTTATAATATTCTGGACGCGGCGCGCGCGCGGTGGCACATGAAATGGTGCGGTGGCGCGCGAGTTTCTGCTTGTTGAGTCGTACTTGcgcgcgcgcggttgcgcgtgaaTTCGAGCTGACGCGCGCTGCTCTCGGGTCTTTTTGCTGCATCTGTTCGTGCGGTAGCGCGAGAAGTGGCGCTGCAGCGCGCTAGCTTCTGTCAATGCTCTTGCTTTCATGTGCGCGCGGTAGCACGAGATGCTGCGCGGTGGCGCGCGCCTCTCTGATCATGGTAATGGCTGAACTCGCGGCTCGGTTTAGTTTTCTCGGTTCACTAGGTTGCGCATCCACTATTTATCCATTcctgaaatgacaacaaaaacaaccaaaaacgcataattctgttcgaaaccagcataattcaaaatggattctaatataaattaagtgcaaatcttgcacttatcaacaAGTTATCTCGctggacatctactctaacgaGGACCTCGTGGCAGGTTGAGCAGGCTACTCTATGACTCCTCAAGTCTTTCAGTTCGGCCAGTAATCACCAGTTTAAGATCTATAAATCTGTCCACTATGGGATAATTTTACTCTTGTTGACCTGAATAACTTTGAGATGATGTCCCCTTTCTATGCATTATGCCATAGTGATGTATGTGTCTTGGATATTAGTCAATCTTTCCACAATTTTCTGGTAACTGATGTTGGATCATAACATAGACCTACCTGATCTTTGTTTCCATCCAAATATTCTATCCATTTTCTTTGTACTATATGGTCAGATAATCtttgaattaatttagtttCATAAACTTGAGTAGCACTGTAGCTGACAAAACTACTACCGACATCAACATTCATGATTTACTGCTCATCGATATCATAAATGGCTCACAAATTGACACACCCTCAATAGATTTTGTATGCTATTAGCCACACCAACAGGAGTCGACCCTAATAAATAGGGAGAAGAtgactctttgaatttatttggaaagtgatatatgaatttttgaaatatttttttttcgacTCCCCTCCCATTTGGTTCTGCCCAGGAAAACTTTCTATTTATGTACATGTCTGAGTTTTCTTGATCTCTGCAATGTTGATCTCAGAGTTTATATCACATTTGGACCTCATGAGGAGAAAATGATGTTTTCAAGAATGCATATTGTTGCAGTTATATTTTGCTATTGTGGGCAAATAGATGGATGGAAATATGTAATCTCTCCCGCCATATTCTTCCATTTTTACTTATTCTCTCAGTTTCTTTCAAGTTTTGACTACCGATTTTTTTCATCCTGCCCCTGCCCTTTGGGGAGCTGTACATGAGAACGGCCAGACATATAAAGAAGGAAAATTTGTTCTTGAAAGGTACATCCTCACTCTAATTTACACcatcatatttttttgaatatgTGATCATAGATGAGTTGCGTTTATCATTTGACATTGTTGGTCAGTCAAAAATTATGTCAACCGAAGGATGATAATGTCAGAGTAGATGTCCAGCGAGTCAACTTGTGACTTGACTTTATTGACTATAATCtaaaaaacaatctttattttaataatattttgcgATTTATCCAATTATGAAATTTACTTTATCTGAATAGCCATGCAAGCtgtatagataaagtctttgaatatacaaaaaGTACCATGAGATCTGTctctcaacgtaagatcatgaaactcattaggaagcgtACCATGAATTCTAAACAGgttcatagtcgattcagctACCTAAAATAATGTTAAATGTCACTTGAGACTATCATCTGTGATGTAAACAGTCATATTTTATTGATAAGGGCATGAAGATGTTCATTCATACAGATGAGCGATCATTTGCTGATGCACTGAACgaccctccctcggactgtccAAATGGTTATCACTTATTGAGTGGAATAGTATATGATTATGATTGTACATTATTAGTCTTTTGACCTAGGGAAAACATAAAGGCTCTAAGTACTAGCATACACTTTGATCTGTTTACTGACtacattgagggtcatcaggtggcgaggttggatgTAGTTTCAAAATACTTACGAGCCAATAGATTGTAATTGAGGATTCACCGCTCGTCTATGAATGAAGATATCGTATGTGATCTGATAAATTAATAGTGTAAGGAGTCTCTTGCCAGACCAAGACATATTCTTTAGAGAAATgggttttcctagttgcacatacgaTGTTACTATGATTTCTCAAAGATATATAATATCGTTATCGAAATTACTtgaaactctcgatataccaatggttgcagattcgatcagaTTATATGAGATGAAAGGGTTGTATTGTATGCTCaataacttaaggttcttgTAGACACTATCAATGATATCCAGGGGATCATGAGGTGATGCTACTAGAAGCTCTTATCATGATCCAATAGGTGCAAtcatacttgagttctgacattctttaTCAAGGGGTTTGTGCCCTTGATATATCGGCGTTGTCTGATCGTCGATCAGGTTATAACGAGTCAcaattatttagtaaatttagaacatattaattaaataataatattagtagTGATGACTACTGTAAAAAAAGATCTCATGGACTATTCTAAATAGTGGAATTACAGTATCCTAATTCAAGTAGGATTCTAATGAGGAATCCaaacttataaatatttatttaaggtTTATATTAAATAACCTAATTTTAACACCAAAATTGTGTCCACCAAAATTCTTCCCCCTTCTCTCTTCCACAAAAagttttcggccaccccatagTTTTGAGGGAAATTTTTTCTGCCACTCTTCCACAGCATCGTCGCACCACCGTCGTATTTCTAAAATTCATGTGATCCAATCTCGAAGCAATCTTCGTTAAGATTTCTAGTCCGATCTATACGAGGAACAAACGGAATTCGTAGAGATTTACAAGAAAGATTATACCGCTTAAAACCAAGAATAGTTGGAGTCGATGCTAAATACCCAAAGGTAAATCAGATTTAAAACCCTATGATTGGTTTAAATCGTGCGACGCCCACAGAACATTTTGAACGTCAAAactaaatttttaaactttcgtTGCGTCTTAAGTGCGAGAAAACAATACTTCAATAACGTCGACAACCtagattaatttttaaataaaaaaattatttcagggACTGCACGTTGGCGAAACAACGCTGACCGCTGACGGTTGCTCAAAACTTTTTAGCAGCGGGTAGGGCAAGAAAAGGATACCCGAGATGGTCTCAGGCTGTTCCTGACCCATAGGCATCAAAAGTTTGGGCCTACgtgtgattttatgatttttaaaattaggtttgaaattgatattttataaaaattgaataa
This window of the Primulina tabacum isolate GXHZ01 chromosome 4, ASM2559414v2, whole genome shotgun sequence genome carries:
- the LOC142541991 gene encoding uncharacterized protein LOC142541991: MAENRENDRHVQPEAIPIRYHFRPVINNHYSGIARGTINANNFELKPALINMVQQNQFAGTATSDPHVHLRTFLEITDTVKINNVPDDIIRLRLFPFSLRDQARVWLQSLPLGSITTWQELATKFLAKYFPPAKSEQFKIEISTFRQTDFEQLGTVDAAAGGTIFAKSPEQAYDLLEQMTINSYQWPSERAGVKRTAGVYAVDPITSLTAQVSALNTQIAAMNKVSTSETESPSTVAEEQSIPEEAQYVNNRYFGGFGGYRGKPSFEDLVGTFVAESGKRMARNESRLDNLETHMASIGATLKILESQVGQITKQLTSQQSGAVQKNADPNLREVNAIFMLHEEIGVVNREEKVDQPTPSKGSRGKKGLEDLKNLQSNIQSAKQEEVAFTGGDDKGRKGNLPQKLQDPGEFVVPCEIGGQLVEKAICDSGASVKIMPSFLYEKLGLSRIKPTGLSLQMADKSVRTPLGIVEDVELKIDKIRLLADFVVLDMGNSQNVRAILGRPFLATAGAVIDLTQGKLTMAVDGQNIELKAFKISYDPP